A genomic window from Leishmania donovani BPK282A1 complete genome, chromosome 16 includes:
- a CDS encoding fucose kinase, putative: MYMCAKDEACARRIRELLTANPPNGNARFVEMSVSASGLQISRS; the protein is encoded by the coding sequence ATGTACATGTGCGCGAAGGACGAGGCGTGCGCTCGCCGGATCCGcgagctgctgacggcgaACCCGCCGAACGGCAATGCCCGCTTCGTGGAGATGAGCGTGTCGGCGTCTGGCCTCCAGATCAGTCGGTCTTAG
- a CDS encoding dihydroorotate dehydrogenase: MSLQVDLLNNTFANPFMNAAGVMCSTTEDLVAMTESASGSLVSKSCTPALREGNPTPRYRALPLGSINSMGLPNNGFDFYLAYAAEQHDYGRKPLFLSMSGLSVRENVEMCKRLAAVATEKGVILELNLSCPNVPGKPQVAYDFDAMRQCLTAVSEVYPHSFGVKMPPYFDFAHFDAAAEILNEFPQVQFITCINSIGNGLVIDAETESVVIKPKQGFGGLGGRYVLPTALANVNAFYRRCPGKLIFGCGGVYTGEDAFLHVLAGASMVQVGTALHEEGPAIFERLTSELLDVMAKKGYQTLDEFRGKVRTLD, from the coding sequence ATGAGCCTTCAGGTGGACCTTCTCAACAACACGTTTGCTAACCCGTTCATGAACGCGGCTGGCGTGATGTGCAGCACGACGGAAGACCTGGTGGCCATGACCGAGTCGGCGAGTGGCTCTCTAGTCTCGAAGAGTTGCACCCCCGCTCTCCGCGAGGGCAATCCGACTCCGCGCTACCGGGCCCTACCGCTTGGCAGCATCAACTCGATGGGCCTGCCAAACAACGGGTTCGACTTCTATCTGGCCTACGCCGCGGAGCAGCACGACTACGGCAGGAAGCCGCTCTTTCTGTCCATGTCCGGCTTGTCAGTGAGGGAGAATGTTGAGATGTGCAAGCGCCTTGCCGCTGTCGCGACAGAGAAGGGCGTCATCCTGGAACTGAATTTGTCCTGCCCCAACGTTCCCGGCAAGCCGCAGGTGGCCTACGACTTCGACGCGATGCGGCAGTGCTTGACGGCGGTCTCGGAGGTGTACCCGCACTCGTTTGGTGTGAAGATGCCGCCGTACTTCGACTTTGCCCACTttgatgccgccgccgagatCCTCAACGAGTTCCCGCAGGTGCAGTTCATTACCTGCATCAACAGCATCGGTAACGGCCTCGTGATCGACGCGGAGACGGAGTCCGTGGTGATCAAGCCGAAGCAGGGCTTCGGCGGCCTCGGTGGTCGCTACGTCCTCcccacggcgctggcgaacgTCAACGCGTTCTACCGCCGTTGCCCCGGCAAGCTCATCTttggctgcggtggcgtgtACACCGGTGAGGACGCCTTCCTGCACGTGCTCGCTGGTGCCTCCATGGTGCAGGTcggcacggcgctgcacgagGAGGGACCCGCCATCTTCGAGCGACTCACGTCGGAGCTGCTGGATGTGATGGCGAAGAAGGGCTACCAGACGCTGGACGAGTTTCGCGGCAAGGTCAGGACACTGGATTGA